Genomic window (Alligator mississippiensis isolate rAllMis1 chromosome 4, rAllMis1, whole genome shotgun sequence):
CTGTGTTTGGGGGTTAGTACTGTATTAATGATACTTGTGTGAGTCGATTGCTCCAACTGTTATGTATAGACAAGGCCTGAGAATCCTAAAGACTTTTCCGGTGGGGTCTGAGGCTGTGACTTTTGAGAGCAGAAAAGCAGAGCCTTGTATATGTGCGTCTGCAGCAAGCCTAGAGGCTATGAATGCACTGCTATGACTCAGGATTAATGACTTGGTTGCAGGGGCAGGGAAATTTTTGGGTTTGGGTGACCTCTGCAAACTTGTAGCCAGCCATGTTCCTGTAGCAGCAGGACAGTGGCTCACTGTGGCAGCTGACTCAGACAGGTCTCTCTCTTTCAGGACAATAAGATTGAGAAGGCGGTGTCTGCTGCCCACACCTTTCTTCAGAAGAATCCCAAACATGAGATGACCATAAAGTACCTGAACTATTACAAGACGATGGTGGACTTGGATGAGTATCTTGTGGACTTGGAGGCCCAGCCGTATGAAGTGAGTGAGCCTCAGGGGCTTAAGTGGAGGGAGGTTGGTGGGATGCCTGGGGCAGTaaggctgcagggcaggatcGAGGGCACTGCCATTCGGCTGGGTggagaatttcatagattttatagacattagggctggaagggacctcatgagatcatctggtctagccccctgccccaggggcaggaagtcagctggggtcagaggactCCAGCAAAATAATCATCCAAGCGCATCTTGaatgtatccagagtaggtgcttgcaccactttttgggggagtctattccagactctgcatactcagactgtaaagaagttcttccttatgtttaGTCTAAAactgtcttccagcagtttgtgaccgttagaccttgttttccctgCAGGAGCCCTGGTGAGCAGATGTTCTCCTGggtcctgatgaacacccctgatatacttatagggaGCCACTAAatccccctgagcctttgcttctccaggctgaacagtcccatgcctctcagcctctcctcatgtgccCTCCTCTCTTGACTtctgatcatatgtgtggctctcctctggacactcttgagcttctccatgtccttttaaaagtgtggagcccagaattggatgcagtactccagctgcggcctcactaaggccaaataAAGAGGGAGagtgacttcttgggtcttgtttgagatgcatcggtagatgcaggccagggttttatttgctttgccagctgtgacatcacattggtggctcattgTCACAGTAGGGACACCCCTGGGATAGCtgtgatgtccctagggcacTGTGACCGTGCTGGCTTCGCCCTATGGGCACCTACTAATCTCACCTGCTACGTCTTGCTGTTATAAATGatggattgggaggctgccctcgagttgCCCCTCAGTCACAGTCCTGACAGTCTCCCCTGAACCCTGTCGGTTGCTGGACCCCTTTATTGGGCCCCACATTTGGCAGGTGTCTTATGATACctcccagccttatgggctagatgtgtagatccaaaaccacccctttatcacaccccatgccttgcagatgttatgtaAACGTGGCCTCCTTGTGTTGAGGCCTCAGCTTAGTCCAGCCTCAGTAACTACGCCCACACTGGCgttggggtctgctcacccctggTCACGgcacccacactggcgctggggtctgttcaccccAGTCATGGCACCTACACTGGCCTCAACCAGATCCACCGGTTTACagacagaaatcaaaatatgagctcctgggctataacataatgcaagcagttcagggtgtgcCCTGTCCCTTTAGAAGAGTTAAAGCTCCCCCTTGCACTAAATGCATTGTAGGTGAGggtccctggtgaactcctggagccccttaatcctaccagaaatagaacaggcagtcaagcatctTCACTTAGCTTACTctaagagagctccttcccccttggctgctggcagagaactgaccctctagtctcagccctggggtatatacctgcccagggccctgcctcttccaggcaGCTGACCAGCTGCAGGTACAAGCtgattccctcattagcctgctgccacagtaacctgcaggtgtggggttcctgcctgactgctagggccctctccctaggcagtttctgcccttaaaggagcaggaacCTTAGTGCCGTACGacactcatattcatcttgtcgtcagtcatgacccccaagtctcagACAGTGCTGGTGAGTGAaccactgccaagcctataggtacGATGCAGGgttttcctcccgaggtggagaacattgtatttctctatgttgaaggtcaccaggtttgtatctgcccaccttgcaagcctgtccaggtcggcccgaatccccagcctatcctccagcgtGTCTGTggttccccacagttttgtatcatccattAACTTAGCCAGTTCATTTTTGACACCCGAATCCAGGTtcataatgaatatattaaagagtactggtccaagtactgatcCCTGAGGGTCACCATATACCATGCTGACTCGGTTCCATCAACagtcactctctgggtccaaccgcGGAGCCAGTTTCTGAGCCATTGGACCGTAAGGTtgtcgaggctgcagttccccagttttGCCATGAAGACATCataggagaccaagtcaaaggcttttttgaaatctaagtaaatgacatcaagctctgccccccctccaggTGACACAtcccctggtcatagaaggagatgaggttggtcaggcacgacctACCCgaaatgaagccatgttggctgtctctcagaatgGCACCTTCTGtcagcctgttgttgatggattctttgataattttttctaagatcttcccagagATTGAAGTCAAATTGATtgacctgtagttccctggatcttccttcctccatttcttgaagataggtaccacgctggccctcttccagtcttcaggaacctctcctgagtgccataaGTTCTCAAATGTCCGAGCCAATGGTCGAGCTATAATGTcggccaactcttttagcactcttgcatGCATTCATCAAGGCCCGCCGACttatggatgtccagcctctcaaggtgtttcctCACAAGGTCTTCACCAAATGTAGGCATATGGTCACccgaatcatagagaagtaggggtggaaggggccttcagaggtcatctagttcaaccccctgcctgaggcaggaccagccctatccaaaccatcctatacaaatccataatcaacctctttgtaaaactaccatcagccctgacacaacacaagacataacaccctaacctaagCAGAGGAGCCATAGCAGCTAACCTCCTTCAGTAAAGGTTACTAAGATACACTCAAGAGATAACAGGTAGAAGGCCATGACCCCActagagaggaaggcaaaaacccaccAGAGTCTACCAATTTGAttatagggtaaaattccttcctgaccccaaatatggtgaccaGTCTGACCTTGAgtgaaggggcaagaccctctaatcaggaacctctggctttgaagtcccagcaggagcactggcgtCCCTCTGCTGGGGCCTGAAGCTGGAGGTTTTTGGAAACCTcaagattgagagagagagagagagaacctttaGAGAATGAGAGTTCCATTGCATCAAAACTTTTGTGGTTTCAGCAGAAAGCTGACCTTCCATTGTTCCTGACATACCCAGGATAACCAAATGCTGTTGAGTGGGGTACTCACTAGGAACGTGGGATACATGGATCCAAGTCTCTGCTCTGAGTCAGGTGGAGTAGAAATGTAAATCTGGGTTTCCCTTGTGAACTGGGATAATGGCTGTTTCAGAGTATCGGAAATCTCAACATTTCATTGAAAAATTCCTGAGCAGCTCTTGTCAGCAGAGCTATGCACAcaggggagcccagggctgaaacaGCCCGGGAAATGTGAGTCAGGGCTGGGTTGGTGATCCTTAGAGTAGATTTGGGCatctgagggtttttttgacagcCCCTTTTCTCCTGCAAAATGAATCCAATGCACTGAACACGAAAGCAAAGTGTATTAGGATTCTCCAATTACAAATATTGCTAGCAACTAAAGAATAAAACAGTTCATATTTAGATTATTTTTATGATCCTAGCAGGAATAATCAAGTCTTAAAATTTAGGATTATAAAATGTAGAGACTCCAAGAATTTCAGATAGGTGGTCAACCTATTAGGGAGATCTTACTCAAATCTAGAGATTAATTTATAAGTAGTCTTGGATTTTCGTTATGTCTGCAGAAGGGAACCTCAGCAAAGAAGGCCAAAGGAACACAACTCAGAGCATCAAGCCCctttttatccccctcctcaAACAAAGATGTATAATATTATGTGGTAGAAACTTTGACAAGTGTGATCAGAAAGGAGACACTCTCATGTCATTCTGTTGGTCAAGCTAGAACACACTGACCTGAACCTGTAATCAAGATTGGCTAGTATTTTCAAGATGTTTCTGTTGCCtatgattcattttttttatgttaCTTCCCTTAGCATTATGCTAATGTGGTCTAACTGAGAGTTAAGATAGCTAACACCCAGCTATAAAGCTACTATAATGCAAGCTAAAAGGATTTTAGCTTAATACAAAGGCCTATAGGGTGCCTGTAGCTGGCATGGCAGAGGGCTACACGTTAGGATTGGGGATAATTTTGAGGGTCTGGGCAGGAAACTTTGGCATCTTCTCCCTGCATCATTCCTGGCAGTGGTCCCTGTCAAAACAAGTTATTTCAAGGGCTGATTCTTTCCTTTCTGCCCTTCACATGGGCTTCCTGCTTTGCTTCTTAAAGGTTGCTTGGAGGAGGCGATTGATCTGAAGTAGCAGGAGGGATTGTTTTGCACAGCATCCCCTCTTAGACTGGTCTGGTTGCTCTTTGCTGGACGTGGCAGGCTCCAAGGTCATGGAGCCTGACAGAAATGGTGACTTGCAGCTATTCTAACTGCAGAACTCCCTGTTCTGTCAGAACAGAGAGGAAACTAGGGACATTTTTACACATATAAGTGCTGTagcactgggcactttgaaaagtgcccggcACTGCGACAGTTGCAGTTggataagcagcaaaatgtgcatcaccGCTGAGAAAATGttggtggtgcgcttttgaactaaaacatgtagaaggtgctttagttcaaaagtgcaccgctgccattttctgcaagCTGATTTCCATTTTGTCACTTATACAATTGCATACGACTCAGCGTAGCGCAGTGTGCATCAGCTCACAGGCAGAGCAGATTcaagtaatcaagtctgctctgaagcgcCAGACCTCTGGCATGTCACAGGACCAAcaagtgtgtgtataaatgcccagtgtGTTTGCTGTCTGAAGTTATACCAATGTTAGCTGATAAGAGCTGAGCTAGAAATAGATACTGTCTAAAGGCAAATATTAGTCAAAGGCCAAGCCCCTCTTCCCTGACCTGGGCCTTCCTTGTGGTCGCTGCTCCAAGGCTGGGAGCATCTTGCAGCTGATGGAAAGAAACGCACAATTCTGGAACTCTGGAAGGAGTTGGGGAAATCTATGGAAACACCCCAGGAAAGTAGGTGGTGATGTCATCACCATCACATGCCAATATCGGAGCTGGATTTGGCTTTGGCACAAGTACATGTGGCTGTCACCAGAGGACGCTTAAAGGGAGCTGTCTGCCTTTTTAGACCAGGATTAACTGAGTCCTGGAGCTGGGCTTTTTAGGAGAGTCCTGTGTTCCTGATGGTCTGTTCTGTCCCCGTCTGGCTGGTATTGTGACATAAGTTAATAGTGTCCAGACAACTGGTGTCCAAACAGAGATGATGATGTAGTTTTATATCAAGAACAAGATTGGGCTTTATGTGGACTGAGCCTAGGCAGAGGGATCAGCACGTGCCTGAGATGACAACTTCAATCACAGGCATTAGGTTACTGAAAATGTTCGTGGGAAGGTGTTGGGCGATGCCCAAGCCTGGTCTGGAGTCCTTTGCATAGGGCTGAATTCCACCCAGCcattgtgtgtggggcaggaatgACTGAGTGAATCCCATCCTGTTAATATGCATGACTTTGCCTTGGACAAGACCAGTGGGTGAGGCCTGCTGCTTCCTTGCAGACAGTGTTCGTGCGGTCGGTGAAGCTGTATAACAGTGGGGATTTCCGAAGCAGTGTCACTGACATGGAGCAAGCGCTGGTGGAGTACTACAAGGCCTATGAGAACTGCCTGGCAAGCTGTGACGGCACCTATGAACTGGAAGAGTTCAAGGACTTCTACCCAGCCGTCGCAGGTGAGCATGGGGCCTTCTAGCCTATGGAACTGTGGTGGGGTTCAGGGGCTCAGAGCAATGGCAACCAGGAGAGGAAAGGTCAGAGGTTGGGTTTCCCCTGAGCCAGGTGGCCTCTTTATTTTAATACAGACGTGTGGGTGCAGAGCCTTTGCCTGTGGGTCTTGGCAAAAGGTGACTCCATGTCTGGCATGAAATAATCACTAGCAATGACTTCCTTATGGACTGGTTGTTTGTAGTGCACAGATTATCAGTGACTAACCAACCTCCTTGGTGTCAGCCTGTTCATGTAAACTAAAGACTGTCAAGGCTATGGAGGGGAGACCCTGTCTGTCCACAGAAACTACCTCTCCTCTCTGTCAGGGCTGAGTCGGGGGGGCTGCTGTGTGGGAGGCCGGgacttgatttccttctatctGGGCTGCACCTAGTTCAGGGTTATACAGAGCAGGCTATTTCAGGGCCTAGTACCTTTGCTGTCTTTGGTCAAGTGATGGAGACGGAGGCTGCTCTTCTGGCCAGCAGGAACAGCAAGAAGGACATATGGAAAGGATAAACCCTTCATGCCCCAGAAACCTCAGAGACCTGGCAGAAAGCAGAACCCTTTGCCATTTGGAATAAATCATCCTGTGCATGACAGGAGCATAGGGCAGCCACCCCAGGAACAGGTTATCCTCCAACTAGCAGCTGATGGGGGCACAAGGGGCTTACCCCCTGAAGCAGCTTGTAATGGCCACTGTGGGAGATGTGCTTCAGCTTAGCCAGGATGTGCTGATGGGCATCTCTTCCTAGACCACtacgtggctgtcctgcagtgcCAGGTGGACTGTGAGATTGACCTGACTCCCAATGTGGGTGGCTACTTTGTGGAGAAATTTGTGGCTACCATGTACCACTACCTGCAATTTGCGTATTATAAGTGTAAGTAAGTCTTTGTGCTTGCTTCTGGGACTGCTGCTCACagggtgtgttggggaggggagagtgataACCCCTCCGCCTTTTTCCCAAATgtttccttgcctgctcccctttGTTTGCAGCCAGCACTTTGACATCTCAAAATCTCCATTCCTGTTGAGATCTCCTTCCCCTCTGACCTCTCAGTGCTATGATTTTGGGGACTTCTCACAACACGGTCCCTTGTATAGGATGGGAGGATTGGCGAGGCCTGGTGGAGGGTGGGCTCCTCATCGCACAGTCCTCTtgtaaagggaagggagggataaTTCTCTGTTCTCTGCCCCCCAGTCACATTCCCCCATGTCTGGCCGTTAGACCAAGGGGGAAATGTTTCTGCATGCCATGTCCCTGGCTGCTCAGGTCTTATCTGTCTACGGAGTATCTCCTCTCCATGCTCCCTGTGCCCAGCCTTGTGCCAGGGGGCATGTCTCTGTATCATGTGCCTGGCCCCCATGGAGTGGGGCATGCCTGTCTCTGCCTCATGCCCCCATCCTTCTCTCCTTTCTGTGCAGTGAACGATGTGAAGAATGCAGTGCAGAGTGTCTCCAGCTACATGCTCTTTGACCCTAGTGATGAGGTGATGCAGCAGAACCTTGTTTATTACCGCTTCTACCGGGAGCGCtggcatctggaggaggaggactttaACCCGCGCCCGGTGAGGGGCTTGTGGGGCTAGGGTTGGGAGAGGGATGGTAAACTAATTTGCACAGTCTAATAGCTGCCTCTTGAGCCCCTCTGAGCTTAGCCCATGGGCTTCTGGGAGACATCATGTCCTCCTCTTTCACCCTGCTGAGTCCCAGCCTGGTGTGGCATGGGGAGACCTGGGCAGGAGTGATTTCAGTTCCTGGGATGGGAAGCTTTGAACTGCTCTAATACACTGTGAGGAGCACCCTCTCCAGTCCCAGCTGTAAGGGAGTTGCAATGTACAGGCTGATTTAAGGAATGCTGAACAATAGTAGCTGCAAATGTAGTTGCTTTTGCCTCATGGCCTTTGGTTCTGAGACCTTGCAGTCCTGCCCAGCACAGATACAGCACAGCTTCTGGCTACTTTAGCCCTTTCCATATGAAGCAGATGCCAGCCCTGCATGGGAGCTTAACTGTTTGGTTGCTGCCTaggggatgggcagcagcaggaggaattGGGCTGATGGTGTCCTTATCCATCCTGTCTCCAGGAAGCGCTCCATTATCACAACCAGACAGCCATGCAGAAGAAGATGTTGGAGTTTGCCAGGCAGTACCTGCAGGCTGATGATGAGGTGAGCTGGGGCTACAGCAGGACActggggtgggaggagccccTGGGTAGCATTCTGCTGCTAGAAAACTCTGCTCTGGCACCTGAGCCAGTTTTGCTTGCtaagcagggctgggccatgtcaCTGTGTGGATGGGAAACCTCCAAGAACCTCTGGCTTGCATCAGAGATGGAATAATGGGAACTCAGCAGTGGTACCTGGTGCATCTGCTGTGcttcaccccagaggtggctgcattttggtGCTGGGAGAGATTACTCCTACATCATTGCTTAGACTAACTGATGTTTCTGAAGTGCTGGCTGAGTAGGAGGTTCTGGTGCTGCAGAAAAATCTCCAGGGAAAGGGGGAGCTCCCATTTAAAACTAGATTACCCAAAGCCTTGGAGAAGAGACTTGAGGGGGCAATTTGGGATTGGTTCCTGGGGTGGTGAAGGACTACATGAGCCCTGAGGGGGACAGGGAATAATGGAGAGCTCTGGAGAACAGCGTAATGTGATCCTTCATCTATTTGTATGGGGTTGGGATGGTCAGTGTTGTTCCTCGGGGGGCTTTGTCGAGCAGAGCGGCTTAGGCACCAGGCTTTGGGGCCAAACCTGCTCTGAACACCTAGATGGAACCTGGTGACAGACTGTCTCATCCCATATTGCAGATGGAATTGGATGATGGCCCAGCCCCCGCTGGGCAGGACCTGGAATTGGACAGCGAGTTTGAAGGCGAAGGCGACTATGAGGAAGGTTTTCTTGCagagtggtggcaggagcccaagACCAAAGGGGACAAAGCAGATCAAGGTTACTGACCCTGGGCAGCCATTATTTCTGGGGGCTGGTGATGCTGGGAGCGGgacagtctctccctccctgcctgtccctggggTAAGAATCCTTCTGCCTTGACTGGGCCCATGGAGTTGAGAGGAGCAGCAGTCTGGGTGCAGCAACCTGCGCAGgtgctggggtgagggggcagtcCCATCCCCTGTACCCTGAGGCTGCGTGCTTCTGGGTCACTGAGCCTCAATCTACCTTGTTTGAGCCACCACCACTTACGCTAATTGGCCCCATCGGCGGAGGGGCCCCAGGGCAGCCTGGACTCAGTTCATACTTCTAACTCTAGCAGGgtgcctctggggcagggcttggatccactggggctggcatggggagtgctgtgtcccctgcctgtgCTGTACTGTGCTCAGGCCTCCATCATCTCTCACTCACCAGTGCTAAGGGCCTCATCGTGCATGTGCTGAAGGTCCATATCTCTGGGAAGCCTGAGGGGACTGTGGAGAACACACCTCACACGGCTCCTGAAGAAATACAATGACCCCTTTTCACTAGAAGACAGGAAACTGAAACATGGAGGAGGGCAAAATCTGGATCAGTAGGGTCACAAGGACTGGAGACTtctgctgggcagggctgctacCTTCCCGTGTCTTCTGGGGCACAGTGTTCACAAACCTCCCTTGgtgcctgcctccctcctgctggTTGAACACTCCTAGAGGCTGCGCAGTACTCGTGTCCTTTGTCTTGTTCTTGTTGGCAAGCGTTCATCGTTGCTTCCCCTCTCCTGGTGTTTCCAGTGGatgagcctggccctgtctgtctgtctgcctctaTCCCTCCGTCCGTCTTTCTGTAGATGTCTGCATGGCCCTGGGAATGGTGTATGTTTGTGTGCAGCCTCTCTTATTCATTCCAGGAGCACTGTAATTTCCCACTCCACAGACAGTGGGGTAAGAATAGCAAGAGCCCACGGAACAGGGCAGGCTGTGGACACCATGTCACACAGCTGGGAGTCTTCCTTCAGCATTTGTCCTGGTAGCTAgttggggaggggccactttaTTGGATCCCATGCTCCATGAGATTAGGTGAAATGGCCCTTGGAGTCAGGAGTAAGGAGGAAACCGTGAATGGCTGGCATTTGATGCCTACTGGCTGCAGAAACGTTTCCGGGTCAGAGGGTGTAAGGATGAGCCCGGACACACTGTGAGCCTGAGCTTCCTGCCTTTGTGG
Coding sequences:
- the P3H4 gene encoding endoplasmic reticulum protein SC65 isoform X1; translation: MARRGAGLALLALLGLAAAQYEEYSFRGFPPAELMPLQSAYAYALEQYEGESWRESARYLEASLRLHRLLRDSEAHCHRHCAAPDSAPGAGAGAGAEWEHELELFGRLVRRAGCLRRCKRGLPVFQLRYPPADTLRAFRRRLPYSYLHYALFKDNKIEKAVSAAHTFLQKNPKHEMTIKYLNYYKTMVDLDEYLVDLEAQPYETVFVRSVKLYNSGDFRSSVTDMEQALVEYYKAYENCLASCDGTYELEEFKDFYPAVADHYVAVLQCQVDCEIDLTPNVGGYFVEKFVATMYHYLQFAYYKLNDVKNAVQSVSSYMLFDPSDEVMQQNLVYYRFYRERWHLEEEDFNPRPEALHYHNQTAMQKKMLEFARQYLQADDEMELDDGPAPAGQDLELDSEFEGEGDYEEGFLAEWWQEPKTKGDKADQEETR
- the P3H4 gene encoding endoplasmic reticulum protein SC65 isoform X2, encoding MARRGAGLALLALLGLAAAQYEEYSFRGFPPAELMPLQSAYAYALEQYEGESWRESARYLEASLRLHRLLRDSEAHCHRHCAAPDSAPGAGAGAGAEWEHELELFGRLVRRAGCLRRCKRGLPVFQLRYPPADTLRAFRRRLPYSYLHYALFKDNKIEKAVSAAHTFLQKNPKHEMTIKYLNYYKTMVDLDEYLVDLEAQPYETVFVRSVKLYNSGDFRSSVTDMEQALVEYYKAYENCLASCDGTYELEEFKDFYPAVAVNDVKNAVQSVSSYMLFDPSDEVMQQNLVYYRFYRERWHLEEEDFNPRPEALHYHNQTAMQKKMLEFARQYLQADDEMELDDGPAPAGQDLELDSEFEGEGDYEEGFLAEWWQEPKTKGDKADQEETR